One Spirochaetota bacterium genomic window, ACGCTGACTTTAAAACGCGTGAACGGACAGGGCTCCTGGTTGTTTTGAATTTATGCACCGTTTCTATAAGCAGCACGAGATGGTGCAGCATCGCTGATAATATTATTTTTTGCATACCGCTGAAGGCCCCGGATGAGGGGAAACTCGGATGGCCGTTCTTGGTTGCAGGGAGTGCATTCATCCCGGCAATCAGCGCGTAGAGCGGTGGCTTGAGTTTGTGAAAACTATCCCTAACGGAGGTTTTGCCGAGGCAATCCGCAACAAGCGTATAACTTTCACTTTGATCATGATAATACTGAAAGTAATTATCCAGATTATATTCGAACAGTAATAGTTGCTCCCGGTAGTAAGCCGCGGTTCTTGATGATCCCGGCCGAGGGAACCCGGTCCGATAGAACATGAACGGATTAAATATCTGGTCTGTGATAAGATGGGACACGTAGCCGTAAAAATATGCCCTTTGCATTGCGGCCCACTCGGTGGTAAAAGTGGGGACTTTGAGAGCGAGATCGGCCAGGTACATGAGCGAGGCTGATAAACCACGGGAATGCAGGAACGCTGAACGGGGGGTTCCCAGGTGGTCGCGATCGCTTACGAGGGAAAGATAATCATATATGTCGGGCCCGATGGCCCCGAGAAATGCGGCACCCAGGAATTCAGGTTCGCAAAACAGGGATTCGAGCGTGCGGGTGAACGGAGAAATTTCCTTTTTTTTCTGCAGATGAAGCCTTGATTCGGCGATGAGCTTGAAATGAGTGATTATAGATGGCATTATTCGGCTTCTTATCGATATTTCGAAGGAATAAAAAAGCATGCTTTATCAAGGCATGCTTTTCGCTTCCGTTCATCCGGTACTACCTTTACCGGGGATGGCATCCGCTTCCGAGACAGAACGCATTAGTATTCATTTGCGCCTTGTTTCCCGCTTTCTTCTCAAGTCCTGCGGTTGTATGGCAGTATGCGCAGTTGATCTTGGTGCCGTCTTTAGCCAATCCCGAATGCTGCTTGTTTATCGCGGTATTCGCGAAAATCGCCGGGGTCCCGATAAAAGCCGTCAGCACCAGCAAGAACAATGCTTTTTTCATCGATCGCTCCTGAAATAGTGATGCGCAAAGTATTAAGCTTGTCGGCGTATCTGTCAATTAAAATATACGGGGGATGCGAACCAGTACAATAATTCACAATTAGAATACATGCTATCTATTTTATGATTGTCTTTGCCGGTTGATAATTTCTAATGTCCCCCGCGAAGGCATTGGATGGAAAAACCTTGATATTGGGTAATCGTAATGAAATGGATAAGTGAATTTCTCGGCTCGGTTAAAGGCATACTACTGACCGGGGCTTTTATCGGTGTGATCGCCCCGCTGCTTCAGAATTTTGGAAACCCGCCGAATATGGGAATTTGCGTCGCCTGCATGGAGCGTGATATCGCCGGGGCGCTCGGTTTTCACCGGGCGGCGGTCGTTCAATATCTGCGCCCAGAAATAATTGGATTGGTACTCGGGGCCGCGATTGCAGCCGTAATGTTCGGTGAATTTCGGGCCCGGTCGGGATCGGCGCCCTTGATGCGGTTCATGCTTGGATTCTTTGCAATGACCGGAGCACTGGTATTCCTTGGCTGCCCATGGAGGGCATTCCTGAGACTGGCAGGCGGTGATTTCAATGCGCTCACGGGATTGGCCGGGATGCTTGCCGGGGTTTGGGCGGGGGTGTTTTTCATAAAAAAAGGATTTTCTCTCGGGTCCAGCAGACGGACCCCCGCAATGGCCGGATGGGTTTTCCCGGTGCTTATGATCGGTTTGCTTGTTCTGCTGCTGGCGAATATGTATGTCTCGTATCTCCCCGAATCCGTGATATACAAGGAACAGGGGAAGTTCGCACCCTTCTTCAGCCTGTCCGGTCCGGGTTCACAGCACGCACCGTTGATTATTTCATTCGGCGCGGCGCTGGCGATTGGATTCTTAGCCCAGCGGTCCCGGTTTTGTACGATGGGCGCCATAAGGGATGTGATTCTGATAAAGGATATGCATCTCATGTGGGGGATACTTGCGCTCGTACTGGCGGCGTTCGGTACAAACCTGATGCTCGACCAGTTCAAGCCGGGTTTCACCGGCCAGCCTATCGCCCATACCGAACACATCTGGAATTTCCTTGGTATGGGACTTGCAGGACTGGCCTATGCTCTTGTGGGAGGGTGTCCCGGCAGGCAGCTTTTCCTGGCAGGGGAAGGCGACGGGGACTCGGCGGTTTTTGTAATTGGAATGATCTCGGGAGCCGGTTTCGCGCACAATTTCGCGATTGCAAGCTCTGCCGCGGGTACAGGTTTATGGGGGCCGGCGGCGGTGATTGTCGGGCTGGTGTTTTGTCTTGGAACGGGTTTTTTTATGCGTCAAAAGATATAGAGGGGGGACATCATGGGTGATATGATTGATGCCAGAGGGCTTTCTTGCCCGCAACCGGTATTTGAAACCCGGAAGAAAATGCTCTCGCTTTCGCACGGCAATTTTACGGTGCTGGTGGACTCTCCCACCGCACGGGACAATATTATCAGGCTGGCAGCCGGCCAGGGATGGCGCACGGTGGTGGAAACCAGCCATGACGAGTATACGATCAGCCTTGAAAAGACATGCGGGGACGCTAGTCAAATCTTCAGCGCAGAAGGATTATGATTTACCTGGATAACGCGGCAACCTCATGGCCGAAGCCGCCGGGGGTCCAGCCGGCCATGGCCGGCTACATGACGGATATAGGCGCAAACCCGGGAAGGTCGGGGCATCGGCTCTCCGTCGATGCAGCGCGGATACTATTCGATACACGGGAAAAACTTGCGAGATTATTCAAGGGAAGTGATCCTTCACGGGTCATCTTCACGATGAACGCTACGGCCGCCCTGAATCTCGCGATGAGGGGCATTTTACGGGAGGGAGATCATGTCCTGACAACCGGCATGGAGCATAATTCCGTAATGCGCACGTTGAACGATTTAAGGGGGAGGGGTGTTTTATACTCAATTCTCCCAACGCCGCCCAATGGTGTGTGCGACGCGGATGACCTGCGCAATGCCGTAAGGAAAAACACCGTCATGTTGATCATCAATCACGGGTCCAACGTGAACGGCGCGGTCCAGGGGATTGCGGGGTTCGGCAAAATTGCGCGAGAACTGGGTCTCTGCGTGCTTGTTGATGCGGCTCAGACCGCGGGGATCATCGAT contains:
- a CDS encoding YedE-related selenium metabolism membrane protein is translated as MKWISEFLGSVKGILLTGAFIGVIAPLLQNFGNPPNMGICVACMERDIAGALGFHRAAVVQYLRPEIIGLVLGAAIAAVMFGEFRARSGSAPLMRFMLGFFAMTGALVFLGCPWRAFLRLAGGDFNALTGLAGMLAGVWAGVFFIKKGFSLGSSRRTPAMAGWVFPVLMIGLLVLLLANMYVSYLPESVIYKEQGKFAPFFSLSGPGSQHAPLIISFGAALAIGFLAQRSRFCTMGAIRDVILIKDMHLMWGILALVLAAFGTNLMLDQFKPGFTGQPIAHTEHIWNFLGMGLAGLAYALVGGCPGRQLFLAGEGDGDSAVFVIGMISGAGFAHNFAIASSAAGTGLWGPAAVIVGLVFCLGTGFFMRQKI